aacagaataattgtaataatttattgattatcaataaaatatattttagtggtataaaaaaaataaaatatcgatataattaaatttgaaaaaatatcatacaaaaatagaaaatatgaattatttttgtatatatgaaataaaaacttttcattAATCACAATTATATAACCTGTTTTTTTAGATGTATGATATGTAGAGGAAGTGGGGCAAGATGGACggctttaaatatttataaattatgtgTTTAAaagttagatttttttttttaaagatcgCCGGTAATTCAATAACcagtggggtaaaatgaccgtataagaatttttaggaataggggagaccggggcaagacggtccacctaagccggttattattatttgtggcttttaaccatcaagtcgatttactcttgtccaacttgaactcaattcaccaaaattttggtgaagctcctgaaaaaaaaaattttttttttggggcaagacgaccccctccgaaaaaaaatgaaaaaaaaaaaaattttttttttttaattgtaaaaaaatttcccgcgtaataaatgtttatatttttctctttaacaactgtatttactttaatattactcgaaataaccttttttgatataatacgagtcattctttcacttctgtagaaaattgattattggtttttttaactttttcaaatgctctattttaatccaaatccatataattaactaaaaaatgatatttctattaaattaatcatgactaggttataatactatgaaatacattttcttttagaatttttgagtggttcattttgccccaagtttcacgtatcgggctaaaaatgagtaaataatcttaatttgtgataatcaaaaggaaacaagaaaaaaaaaattttggttaatttttgaggtgggccgtcttgccccggtctcccctaagACTGGTGACCGctttactctctaaacatgaattagtgaaaatatgtgaatattcactaattccaagtgcaaaccgaaccactaatttcaaaaagtggttcggttggtactcagaattagtgaatattcacttatttcacttattaatgtttagagagtaggtCGTCAATCACTTGTTAATTATAACATCAAAATTCCGGATCGGAGTGAGTGCGGATTTAAATCATGTCCTTATTAACTTCCTATTTTTGAAAGTATACAGAACAGccggttgaaaaaaaaataaataggaacagtgaaaaaaaaaaatttgaagtcaATGGAGCCTGGAATAACTTACACTATTGTCTTGTTAAtaatgagataaaaattttttcttcaaagacactattttatttaaacaaccATCAAAGccaatatttattacttagtCGCTTCCAGACCAGGAGTTCCGCTTACAATGTAAGTAACACGAGTTGCTGAAGTAACagtaatttcatttatatCTACAGCATGACTAATAGTACTTCTCGATTTAATATGATTTTCAACAACTTTAATATTTTCCATCTGAGCCACAGAGGGTCTTTCTATCACTAAAAACATCCCAGAGATAATagacataaagaaaaatgaaaCTTGCAGTAAAATTGTTCCTGACGTAATTGAATATAATATCGTCCGAAGCAATTAAAGGTATAGTACTCGAGACATAGGCAATGAAAATGTTCACTTCGGACATTGTCACAAGGAAAGACCCCTCATTCAAATGAACTCTCTTAAACCAGCAAGACATGGAAGAAGAGAAGCGCGTAAGTCTTGCTGACATTGTGTCAGATAGCCGAGTACTTagtgacagaaaaaaaatattaaattgtaaaataaattatagatgaAAGAGCTACTGAATGAGGGTGTCAAAGTGTTTGATTGGGCAAGATGGATATCTGTGGGAATCGGTGTCTGGCCTCTCGCgccaaataattatatttttaatataacgtttttttattctacaaTCTTTATGATTTTCGAGtacattgatatttttttccatatcCATGATATCGCGGCTATTATGGATAATCTATCTGAGAATGTTCCATTTACAGTTgtttatgtatatacattatttttacgaatCGAGAGAAAGGAATtaagtttaatatttaatgaattactGTCGGATTATACCAGAGACGACgcgtttgaaaatttaaatgaagttAAAACATTTAAGATTTACAGTGACAAtgctaaattttttgttaaaaatattattggctCTGCTGTCGCTTCAGGAATCATTTGGTTTCTCTATCCAATgactaaatttaataatttaggtGAGGAGATTATaagacaattattatttttaaatttttaaaaataatttattattttttactactgTAACTTGTAATTGAATTTTGCATAACAGATTTTGAGAATAAAACGTCGATTATTTTACCATATCGTGCCTACATTTTTCATGAAATAAATGACTTGAGAATTTATGCATTAACTTATGCTTGCGAAAGTCCATTTGCTGCTGTTATTTATTTCGGTATAACAAGttttaatgtatatttaataattattgtttttcatCTAAGTGGT
This window of the Microplitis mediator isolate UGA2020A chromosome 8, iyMicMedi2.1, whole genome shotgun sequence genome carries:
- the LOC130673627 gene encoding odorant receptor 85b-like → MEEEKRMKELLNEGVKVFDWARWISVGIGVWPLAPNNYIFNITFFYSTIFMIFEYIDIFFHIHDIAAIMDNLSENVPFTVVYVYTLFLRIERKELSLIFNELLSDYTRDDAFENLNEVKTFKIYSDNAKFFVKNIIGSAVASGIIWFLYPMTKFNNLDFENKTSIILPYRAYIFHEINDLRIYALTYACESPFAAVIYFGITSFNVYLIIIVFHLSGRLAILAIRIDKFQIEKMEYRDKLNVIVENIKLIKLGHQIADIFSTPLLVFFVLINFSLCVLGYQILVILITGLNAEIMQYIILLCTAYVLLFVICFNSELLSDEKNKVYQAFCNCSWYNMPPSYIKDITFCLAHLQNPLVLKAGKFSTFSYVTMTSITKTAFGYFSVLKNFLVRN